Genomic DNA from bacterium:
TCTACGCCGAAGTCGTCGGCTACGGGAAGAGCGCAGACGCGTTCCATATCACGCAGCCCGATCCGGAAGGCGATGGGGCGGCGCGGGCGATGCAGATCGCCCTCAAGGACGCCGGGCTCCTGGCGGGGCAGGTCGACTATATCAATGCCCACGGGACGAGCACTCCGTACAACGACAAGTTGGAGACGTTGGCGATCAAGCGCGTATTTGGAGCGGAGGCCCACCGCATCCCCATCAGTTCGACAAAGTCGATGACCTCCCACCTCCTCGGCGCCGCGGGAGGGGTCGAAGCGATCGCCTGCGCGCTCGCGATCGAGCGGGAGATGCTGCCCCCGACGATCAATTACGAGTTCCCCGATCCAGAGTGCGATCTGGACTACGTCCCCAACACCCCGCGGTCCGCTCACATCGACGTCGCGATGTCGAACGCCTTTGGGTTTGGCGGCCATAACGCGACCCTGATCTTGAAGAGGCCGACCTAGGGGTGGACGTCCCCGCGCGTCCGCTTGCCACGGCGCCGCCCGGACTTTCCGCCGGAGGGCCCGCGCCCTTCACGCCCGAACGCGAGGCGCTCCTCTCGGAACTCGAGGAAAAGCTGAACATCAAGTTCCGCGATCGATCCCTGCTGCACCTGGCCCTTGTCCACGGCTCGGCGGGCCCCGAGGGTCGGAGCCGCCACGGGGAAAACTATGAGCGCCTGGAGTTTCTGGGAGACTCGGTGCTCAACCTCGCCATCAGCGACCATCTGTACCGCATGTTTCCGACGCGGTTGGAAGGAGATCTGGCCCGCCTCCGGGCCGGCATCGTCAGCGAGCCCGCCCTCGCCCGCGTCGCCCGCGGCCTCGATCTGGGGCGATACGTGGTCCTGGGCCGCGGGGAGGAAAAGGGCGGGGGCCGGAGCCGCCCCGCACTCCTCGCCGACGCCTTGGAGGCCGTGCTGGGTGCCGTGTATGTCGACTCGGGCTATGGGGTGGCGCACTACTGCGTCACCCGCTGGTTCGGAGATGAATTGAGCCGGCTCGAGGAGCCGGGCGAAGGGGACTATAAGAGTCAGCTGCAAGAACTCGTGCAGCAGCTGGAACGCCGGCTCCCACGGTATCGGATCACCGGACAACGCGGGCCGGAGCACGACCGGGCGTTCGTCGCCATCGTCGAAGTGAACGGCCGTGTGCTGGGGGAGGGCCGCGGCCGGAGCAAGAAGGAAGCCGAACAGGTGGCGGCGCAGCGCGCCCTGGAGACTCTGAGGCGGAGCCGGGCGGGGTGAAGCACCTCTGGGCGCCCTGGCGGATCCAGTATTTCAAAGGCCCCCCTCCGGAAGGCTGCATCTTCTGCGTCCTTCCTCGCGACGGGCGCGATCGAGAGCATCATATCGTCTACCAGGGACAGCGGGTGTTTGTGATCCTCAACACGTTTCCGTACAACTCCGGACACGTGATGGTCGTGCCTCGCCGGCACGTGGCCGACCTGGGCGCGCTCGAGGACGGCGAAGCCCTTGAACTGATTCATCTCACGACGGCGGCGATGGAGGCGATCCGGGCGACGTACGGGGCCGAGGGTTTCAACGTCGGCGTGAACATCGGCCGGGCGGCGGGGGCCGGCATCGTCGACCACGTCCACCTCCACGTCGTCCCGCGGTGGGTCGGAGACACAAACTTCATGCCCGTGCTCGGCGAGACGAAGGTGCTTCCCGAGGACCTCTCGGTCACCCGCGACAGGCTCGCCAAAGCTCTTCCCGAAGCACTTGCCCGCCGGGCCACGAAGCCGGGAGTGAGCTCCGAAAGCCCCGGGTAACGTGGAACAGGCCGCGTCCCCCGCCGACCTCCGCCGGCTGTTCCTCCTGCGGCCGGACGTCGTCTTCCTCAACCACGGCTCATTCGGGGCCTGCGCCGCCCCCGTATTTGACGTCTATCAGCGGTGGCAGCTCGAACTTGAGCGGCAACCCGTCGAGTTTCTCCACTACCGGTTCAAGGATCTGATGCGGGCCGCGCGGGAGTCGCTCGCGGGGTTCCTCCGGGTGGACGCCGACGATGTCGTCTACGTGCCGAACGTCACGACCGGCCTGAATATCGTGGCCCGGTCGCTCGCGCTGCGGCCGGGGGATGAGGTGCTGACCACGGACCATGAATACGGAGCCCTCGACCGGACGTGGAGGTTCATCTGCGAGCGGCGAGGCGCCCGCTACGTGCAGGCGCGCCTCCCCCTCCCGCTGGAATCTCCAGACGATGTTGTGGACACGATCTGGGCGCAGGTC
This window encodes:
- the rnc gene encoding ribonuclease III, with translation MDVPARPLATAPPGLSAGGPAPFTPEREALLSELEEKLNIKFRDRSLLHLALVHGSAGPEGRSRHGENYERLEFLGDSVLNLAISDHLYRMFPTRLEGDLARLRAGIVSEPALARVARGLDLGRYVVLGRGEEKGGGRSRPALLADALEAVLGAVYVDSGYGVAHYCVTRWFGDELSRLEEPGEGDYKSQLQELVQQLERRLPRYRITGQRGPEHDRAFVAIVEVNGRVLGEGRGRSKKEAEQVAAQRALETLRRSRAG
- a CDS encoding HIT domain-containing protein, producing the protein MKHLWAPWRIQYFKGPPPEGCIFCVLPRDGRDREHHIVYQGQRVFVILNTFPYNSGHVMVVPRRHVADLGALEDGEALELIHLTTAAMEAIRATYGAEGFNVGVNIGRAAGAGIVDHVHLHVVPRWVGDTNFMPVLGETKVLPEDLSVTRDRLAKALPEALARRATKPGVSSESPG